The Colius striatus isolate bColStr4 chromosome 9, bColStr4.1.hap1, whole genome shotgun sequence genome contains the following window.
AATTTTCCCCAGTTAACACGGATAACCTACAGACATTCTGCCTGGAGTGTGGGTGGTGGCGGGGGTGACACTTGGTAACTTGTGCCCTGCCCTCATCTGCTCAGTTGCATCCAGACGGCTGAGTTGTGTTCTTCCACTTCAGATTGTGTCCAAAGGCATTCCCATGCGGGCAAGGAGGATACATAAGCCATCAGGGAAGAAGTACTCCATCTCTTATGGGAAGAAGAACCAGGTACGGGtctcatgctgctgctggaacTCAAGAGGTGGTTTGTAGCTCTGTGTGACAGACAGCCTGGGGCTCACGCTCTTAGAAAGGGTGTTATGTGCAGGCAGGGGGTTGTGTGTcccctggttttggctgggctGTTTGGGGAGGGTGGTATTTCCCATCCACTGTGTGGAGCATCCTTCAGCCGCGCCTCCTGAACTCCTGTGTGTTTGCCTTGCAGTATATTCTCTCTGTGGACAGAGCAAACTTAAACAGAGAGCTGCTAGCAGGTAAGCTGCCAGATCTGCAAACACTTTTACACCTTGTTTGCAGAAGATTTAGGGTTTGCTCCATGATCAGGAGACTTTGGGCCCCAGACAATCCTTTGAGTTTTGCATAACCCCACACTGGGAAGGCCAAAGGTGAACTAGCTGTGTTTTTAAGAAGATCCATACAGCTTCCCTGCTACTTGTCTGACACAAAAAGATTTCATACCAGTCACCCTGAGGCCTTTCCACACATGCAGTTCTCTGGCATTTGCCTCCAGTGTGAGCTGCCTCCGATCCCAGCTCCTGGAGCCTCACGGTCCTCTGCTTACAGAACTTCACCAGCCAAAGCAGGGAATACCTCCTCAGTCTTCCCATGGTTTGTGGCATTTTCTGTGATCCCTGGTTGAATGCAGGCAAACAGAAATTGAAGCACTGTGTATGTAACCAGGCCAGAACAAACTTCCACAAATTTGACAATGTGAGGTCActgactcaatgatcttaaaggtcttttccaaccttccaacaaaatggttctatgaatctatgaaatTTCCCATTGACTACCTCATCCCATCCTGAAATACAGTGTGGTGATAGTGAAAACAGATCAGCAACTCATGTCATtgtggagaagaaagaaatctttgcaGGATTCCTTGCACTTTTCAAATAGTTTCCACCAGAGTTGACCCAAATGCAGTCCCAGTGTGTCCTGCCCACTGACTACCACTCAATACCACAATCTTACTTGCTATAATGGTAAAAGTCCCTATCATTTAGGGACCCCTTGGAAACATTTGGTGGGTCACAGTACAAGCCTCTACATTTAGTTGTCTTTTAACAGCTGCTGAGAAGTACTCCAACACCAAACTGTACTTTGGACACAAGGTCCTGGGATGCAACGCAGAATTGGGGAAGTTAACCATAAAAAGGTAATCCCTGCACAAGCCCAGGACTTCTGCTTAATCATTTATAAAACCTCAAACAATTAAGCAACCTCAGTTTGAAACTAGTGTGTTCTTACTCGGTGGGCTAAACTTGGTAAAGAGAGATATCAAAGCAGGGATCATGGGaaggctgaaaaaaatacaagtgcTCATTTTCAGGGACAGATTGCTCGTCAGGGAGGGCGACTACTGAGCTTGTTTCATAGTTAAGTTCTGGTCAAGCCCCCATCTGCCTCTTTCAGGCTGTCTGAAACACCAGCATCATCCCAACAAGCCTCTGTTGTATTCTTGGGTAGATCTGGCAGAGTTACGCTTTTGGTAACCTGTGGCATAATTATTTATCCTAATGCTGAACTTCCCGGATGGTTAAAGCCAGTCTTCCCTCATACCAGAAGGTTAATAACACTGGAGGTGACCCTGGCATTTTGCAAACGACAGATCTGAGGTGGCCAGCGGTGCTGAGCTGACCTGGAGTTACAGCAGGATTAGTCCAGGGGACTCTCTCACTTTCAGATCTGACCAGCAGCCCTTGGAACTCACCTACGATCTGATTGTGGGATGTGATGGAGCCTTCTCAACAGTCAGAAAGCAGTTCATGAGGCAAACACGTTTTAACTACAGTCATGAGTACATTCCTCATGGTTATATGGAGCTGACCATCCCTCCCAAGGATGGAGATGTAAGTGTGCCTGGCCCAGGGGCTGCTAGCACCTTTTTGGGGGAGTGGGCACTGCTCCTCTCTCATGGTGGCTTTGCTACAGCAACTCTAGAGAAACTAATTTATCATGTGAGGCTCAGCCAAGGGATTAAAACTTCCATAAGAGAAGTTGGgcatctcttcctcttctagTGGGGGAGGCAGTGTTTTGGTACCTGGCTGCAAAATCCCTGGAGAGCGTGCCTCAATGTGATGGGGCTCACTGTAGCTCTGAGAGGTCCTGGGTATACAGGAATGTGTCTGGGAGAACATCAGTGATCACAAAACAACAGACTTTTGCCTGCCTTTCCTAtcctttcttcttgtcctgaCTCTGTATGCTGGAAGCATCAGGTACAAGAAAGGGTCTCTGTGGTCTTTGTATCTTCTTGTGATACACAGAATGGGAATGGGTGTGCTGGTGTGAAGGGGATGCAGAGgctgggctggagaagctgtGCAGGCCAGGGCAAGGACAcaagatgtttttccttatctttcaGTTTGCCATGGAACCAAACTACCTTCATATCTGGCCAAGAAACACCTTCATGATGATCGCGCTGCCCAACATGGTGATAACCCACAGCCATGCTCCCTTGGGACATGGGATGGAACTTGTGGGAATGAACTGGCTCTGGTAGCAGGgatgtagcaggggctgggagggctgAAGAGGTACCAGGAGGGATTCTCAACCTGTGCTAGGCATCTCACAGCCTGGAGGGTACAGAACAGGACCCCCAGGGCTGGCCTTGCCTCACAGAGCTGAGCAGGTACTTGTGCCACTTGTCTCTGCTCATGCATCTGAGCCCACCTGAACCCCCCAAAACCATCTTCCTGCAGCTGGATGCTATCAGCTACAGGAATACTGTGGGGTGCCAGGCCTGTGCTAGCAGATCACACACCACCCATTTCTGCCTGCTACAGCATGTGCAAGATCACCATGGGGAATGGGGTGGCCAGTGCCTGGGTACTGTCCCCCCATGCAGGCAGGTCACTGCAACTGCTGGGTGACAGGCTGGgcacccagctgctgctctgggtgccaggtgctcTCTGTGGCCTCCAGGCTTATTTCTAACGTTCCTCCCTGGCACACAGGACAAGTCCTTCACCTGCACCCTCTTCATGCCCTTTGAGGAATTTGAGAAACTCTCAACGGGTGACCAAGTGCTGGATTTTTTCCAGATCCACTTCCCAGATGCCATCCCCCTCATTGGAGAGTAAGTGTTCCCACCTCCTTATCTTGCTCATGAACACAGCATCGCGAAGCCATCCTCACCTGCTCTCAAGGTCCTGGAGACACACTCTGCTGAGGCTGCCGGGCCAAGGGCTTGCAAATGCCATCAGGGTGGATCCCCATGGCCTATGGGTCTGAAGGAAGGGTGACTGGACACACTGGGGTACACAGGCTCAGCGGAAAGATGCAGACCCGTCCCATGGCAGGTTCTGGTAGAGTCTTGCTAAGGCACTCTGTCCCTTGGAGACACAGCCCAGGCCCCGCCACTGTGTTAGCAAAAAGCAGGTCACTTCTCACTTCTTTTGGATTTCTGTTAAAAGATTTGAACCCAAGGGATGGATTAGCTGTTCACAAACCATGGGTTTTTGATGTTAGTGGTGGGTGAGCAAAGTGATTCTACCAGAGCAAAGGTAAGGGCTGCATGCCGAGACCCGCAGCGTGATGGCAGTCCTGCAGTTCAGACTGCTGAGCTGTACGAATGGGGAGACTTCGGATAACAGGCTGAGAAAAGCTGGGCTTGGCAAAAAAACACACCATGCTGACTAAAGGAAGGCTGACATTTATCATCTGTGCAGACAAAACAAACACCGGAGCTGTGAGATACGAGAGCAGGCagctcccagtagctcccagggcagcaggaACCCTCTCACTGTAGGGCAAATGGCACAAGGGCAGCAGCACAAGCCAGCGCAGGAGCATAAatctgggccaaggccagttgtacaaggtttaacaaggccaagtgctgggtcctgcacttgtcCACACCAACTCCAGACAACTctacaggctggggcagaggaactggaaagctgtccagatGGAAAAGGAACTGAGGATGTGggtcaacagcagctgaatgacccagcagtgtgcccaggtggccaagggcatcctggcctgtatcagcaCTAACGtgagcagcaggaccagggcagtgattatgCTCCTGTGCTGGGATCTtgctgcaccttgagtgctgtgttcagtgttggaccCCTCACTCCAAGAGGTACATTGAGAgtctggagtgtgtccagagatgggtacCAGAGCTAGGGAAGAatctagagcacaagtctgatggggagcagctgagggacctcCTGataaaaggaggctgaggagagaccttcttgttctctgcaactacctgacaggaggttgtagtgaggtgagagtcagtctcttctcccaagtaacgagtaataggacaagaggaaacagcctcaagttacTCCAGGGGAGGtggaatccccatccctggagatactgaaaagccaTATAGatggggtgctgagggacatggtgggcttgacagtgttaggccagtggttagacttgatgatcttaaaagtcttttctaaacaaacaattctatgattctatgatcctgctCATCCCAGAACCCTGGGGGCAGTGGAGGTTTGGACCAGCCTCTCCACCACAGGTCCTGATGGTCATGCTCTGTGCTATGTGTCCTCATgttccagcagagaggaatgAAGCTCCCCAGACAGTGGTTTCTCCAGTCCATGTTATTAATGCTTCTGCTTTGCAACATGGATATCTGCTATGGGCTTTTTTTTGGCTGATAAAAAGGATCTCAGCTGTGTCAGGCAGTTTCAATTCCTCTTAAGGAGACTTCATATAAGTAGACAGGACTTCATATAAGTATATCCTTCCTATAGTGACTGCCATTCACTGTTGCTCATGGTAAGAGCACCGAGGTGTCAATGACACTCTTGCTCACAGTCAGGTTGCATGCAGAGATTAAAACCTGAGGGCAAAAGAGTTGGTCCTAAGGGGAAGTTAATGAAATAGGTTCTAGGGCCTCTTCATTTTTCCCAGCACAAACATCTTAGTGAATGAGCTTGGAGTTTTACATCCCAACACTGACAGTGCTCATTTCCCTGGCTTCCTGAGCTCAGTCATGGCATGACTTGGTCTTCTCGTTCCTTGTGGTCCCACAAGTGAAGTGTCTGTTGTTTTGCCTGAAGGCGAGAGCTGAAGCGCGATTACTTTTTGCTGCCAGCCCAGGCCATGATATCTGTGAAGTGCTCGTCCTACCACCTGGCTTCCCGGTGCGTGCTGATGGGAGACGCCGCGCATGCTGTTGTGCCCTTCTACGGGCAGGGCATGAATGCAGTAAGTTCATGGCTGACCCTGGGCCATGTCTGTTGGGCCTCCACTCTTTTCACCCAGGGAGGAAAAGGGCTCGGGCTCTGGTGCCACCTTCTCGTTGGGCTGTGTAGGGGAGTGTCCTGTGGGGCAGCCTTGTGCTGCTGGGAAAAACAGCCTTGGATTTCTCTGCAAGACACTTGGAGCAAGACTCCTGCTCTGAAGCTGTGGTCAATGAGGCCCTGCATCTGTGAGCAGCTACACTAGCTGAGCATCCATGAAGGCACTTCTCATGAACACATGGTTCCTTCTGCCTGTTTACCCTCTAATATTTCTCCCAGGGCTTTGAGGATTGTCTGGTCTTTGATGAATTAATGGACCAGTTCCACAATGACCTTGGTGAGTGAAGTAGCAGGGGAGGAGTGAGAGCAGAGAATCCTCTGTAGCTGAAGACAGCTGGATACCATGCTAGGGAGCTGCCTGTGAGTTGCTACTTCCTTCTCCCAGGTGTCTGCCTCCCTGAATTCTCCAGGCTGAGGGTGCCAGATGACCATGCCATCTCGGATCTAGCCATGTACAACTACATAGAGGTAAGCGAGATGCACACCCACTTGTGGTCCTGTGGGCTGTGCACACAGCAGGCAGTGTCTCTGGCAAGACTTTGTTCAGGCTCTCACCTCAGTAGACTTTAGCCTAAGAGCACCTCAGGAATGCCACTGGGGCTGGGAGCTCTGTTGCCTGTGGTGACTCCCAGCAACACACAGGGGAGCTCTGCCAAGGCACCCCACAAAAGGATGCTGATTGCTCCGTCACAGATGCGCGAGCACGTGAATTCAAGATGGTTCATTTTCCGGAAGCATGTGGACAACTTCCTCCACACCCTCATGCCTTCCACCATCGTCCCACTGTACACTATGGTAAGGCCAGCACCTCGGTACCCACTACCTGAGCTGCCACCAGCTCTTTCTGGCTGACCTTGAGGTGGTGATGTGCTCCGACAACCCTCTCAGGTGACCTTCACGAGAATTCGCTACCATGAGGCAGTTCAGCGCTGGAAATGGCAGAAAaaggttggttggttggtggtAATGGCCATCCTCCCCGTGCCACAAGCTTCATAACTCCACATCCTGTGTGCCAGCACGGCtcagctgcagggaaggagcTTTGGTGGTGGCATGTTGCCAGATGGGTGCACATGTGAAGACTTTTCTGGTGCCACAAACCTCCGATGATCCCAGGGTTTCTCTTCACACTTGCAGGTCATTAACCGAGGGCTCTTTGTCATGGGAGCAGTAGGACTGGGTGGTACCTACCTGCTCATAAAGCGCCTAGGACGGGATGCAGACTTCTGCATGGAAAACTTGTGGGGCTGGTCCTGCTATCTAAAGAATATTGGAGATTTTCCATTTGGCACACAAGTGTCTTAAATGTGGGAGACCTCATGGTTGTAATAAAAGTGAAGGCACGGGCTGTTGGCTCTTCTGGACAGTGGTGTTTCCCTGAGGATGAGGcttggcagctcctgcagcccctctgcctcctGGCCTCACGAGAGCGGTGGTggtccctctcctctcccctggcAAGAAGAGCCCGTTGGGACACAAAGTGCCCCAAGAGTCTCCACAGGGGTCAGGCATGTCTCTGCCACATGTCAGCGTCCTTGTCTCAGGTGATGTGGTGTGTCAGTGGCAACGTGTGAGTTTTGTGTGCAGTAATGGAGGGACTGTGCTCCCTAACAGCCACTTGCCCTGGTCAAGGTGTCCCAGCCCATACCACTGACTTCTGTGTTTACCAAGAGCAAGTCAATGTCCAAACTTCAAAATCAGCCAGCTTCCTCCCCACCCCAAGACAAAGTTCTTCATGGTGGAAATGAAATAACGTTAAGAAAGGATGTCCTGGGGAAGTGCTTGAAGCCTAGAGAAAGGGCCAGTCCCCACCTGGCTAAGAAATACTTCTGACTGATGCAAGCAGGTGTCCATAGAGGGACCACCAAGCCTTTGGGCTAAAGCAAGACCATTGGCCCGAAGGACCTCCCTAGCTCACTGTTTTCCCTCTGGCTGTTGTGTGTGCCTGAGCATGCACCTGTCTCATGCAACTGCTgattgtctttcttttctttcctcattgtTTTTCTCTAACTGTTCTCCAAAGCTTGTGCTGCACTGCACACACCACACCAGCAGCAAGACCTGGGGGTGACAGACAGTCTCTTTGTATCCAGGTGACAGCAGCCACTCCCTGGGTTCCTGTCAATGGGTCTTGTGTCCCTAACCCACAGCCCCAATGGGTGTCTCCAGTACCTTCACTCAGTAGGCATGGGCATATGGGACCTCCACTGAGCTGGGAGTCCTCAAGCCAAAGACAGCTGCAGGCTGCGGTAGTACTGGGAGGTATTAGGCACGCTTTCCTCCTTCCTACCTTGCCCATGACCCTTGCAGGTGCTGCCAAAGAGCAGCAAAACACCCCATACCAGCCCCTACTCTGATATGGAACATCTGCTTTTGTTTAAGGAGATTTACAGAGAGTTGCTAGCAGATGGGCAAGGAGGGACAACCACCTCCCTGCGAGTAGTTTTTGTCTTGCAGGAGGGCACCTTCCAAGATGTAGAGGGCAAGTTAGCATAGAAGATGGTTTGTTTCTGTGGCCAGTATCATTGCTGGGCACTGTACCTATGGGAGATGCTGGTAACAATGACAGGGCTTTGCTGTAGTTTCTCCGATGAACacttcagctgctgcctttgcagctGATTCTCAACAGGACGGGTGTATTTACtttatatattaatttttattaatgtTACACCTCTTCAGAGAGCAAATGAAGATGTGACATGATACAGTTTTATGCAAATTATTCCCAAATTTAAGGCAAACGGAACTGTGCTACTATTTCACAGGAACGACCTCACAATGTAAGAGTAATTAGCTGCTGTGCTTGGTTTTGGGGAAAGTGCTGAGCTGATGCCGCCAATGCTGCCAGGTCATCTGATGcactggcagagcagggaagaGATTGAGCTCTGAGGGGCTGGAAGAAGCTGTAGCTCTAAGCAGCAGGCAATCCTTCATGTGCCTGGGGCAAATGTTTCATAGTTCAAACAGTTGGTCCTTTGCCTCCTTGTCATGCAGAGGGCTCAAGGCCTAGCAGATGTAAGCCAAACTTGCAGGAGCCCACGCAGACCTTTGCCTGAGGTAGGTCTGAGGGAAGAGGGGCACCAGGAAGCAATTGATGATTTAGGAAAAAGATTCAGTGTGTGTTCCCAGGCTGCTCTTTCTCTGCAGGCACGGGTGCTCAGTAGCCCTTAGGGCCTGTcatctcactgcagcctccacaTCTGCAGCTCCTCTTCACCAGCCTGGAGAACTCTACATGTCTGGCTCCACAGCGAGTGCTTTAGGAAGAACTGCAAACACACTGGTGGAGAGCAGTGCAGCAGGGGAAGGCACGGAGCAGCTTGGGAGCAGATCCGGCTAGAGCAGAGGGAAAATGGCAGATTTAAAATCCCAGCTCCAAATCAAAGCTGGAAGCACTCTGTGCACTCAGCTGGTTTGGGGACTTGGTGGCCAAAGCTTCCGGAAAGCAAAGTTAGCATCAAGAGCTGAGACAGTCAGTAACCAGGACAGGGGCCTTTGCCTGTGCCCCACGgtgagagctgctctgcactcCCATCTGTGGCAAAGCTGGGGCTGttcccttctcccagccccACTAACCCAGCCAGTCTGGTACAGCCCCTCAGCCAGTGCCTGAAGTGCTGGTGGCCTCTTGGAAGAAGGGAACAAACCAGCAGGGTAaaaaggaggaggtggaagtcTTGGTTTGAGATTTCCTTAGCTTGGCATTCCTGTATTTCCTGGTGGGTCCTGGCACCCCAGGTGTTGCTCCTCGTCATTGTCCGTTGAACCTGGGGTTCACGACGGTGGTGGTAGCACTCTTGAAGAGAGGGTTATCAGCCTGGAGAGAGAGATATGAGAGGCCAGTGTTGTGGTGCTGCAGCAGATTCTCAGCAGAGCGTTACCCACCCCACCAAGATCAGTGGTGCACACGGTGTTGGTGAAAGAGCCTGCAGGCTGCCTTAGACCCTTGCAAAATGCAGCCAGATTGTAAAACCTGCCATCGGGGAGGGCTCAGGCCCACCACGGCTGCCTCTAGAGAGGATGTCCCCTCCAGGCTGAGCATCCCAGCTCATGCCACGGCCAGGGATGGGCTCTCTTACATCATTCCACTTGGCCTTGGACCTCTCCTTCTCGAACCGGCGGTATTCCCGGCGGTCAAACAGCTCTGTCAAGAGCCGCCAGATCAGAAGGAGCAACAGGCCGATGAGG
Protein-coding sequences here:
- the KMO gene encoding kynurenine 3-monooxygenase encodes the protein MEPSDPQGKRVAIVGGGLVGALNACFFARRGFCVDVYEAREDIRVASFSRGRSINLALSHRGRQALRAVGMEEQIVSKGIPMRARRIHKPSGKKYSISYGKKNQYILSVDRANLNRELLAAAEKYSNTKLYFGHKVLGCNAELGKLTIKRISPGDSLTFRSDQQPLELTYDLIVGCDGAFSTVRKQFMRQTRFNYSHEYIPHGYMELTIPPKDGDFAMEPNYLHIWPRNTFMMIALPNMDKSFTCTLFMPFEEFEKLSTGDQVLDFFQIHFPDAIPLIGERELKRDYFLLPAQAMISVKCSSYHLASRCVLMGDAAHAVVPFYGQGMNAGFEDCLVFDELMDQFHNDLGVCLPEFSRLRVPDDHAISDLAMYNYIEVMIAPSQMREHVNSRWFIFRKHVDNFLHTLMPSTIVPLYTMVTFTRIRYHEAVQRWKWQKKVINRGLFVMGAVGLGGTYLLIKRLGRDADFCMENLWGWSCYLKNIGDFPFGTQVS